The DNA segment GATAGCGCCGGTGGACACGAAGAACATGATCTGCCCGATCCGCATGCCCGCGTACACCCGTAGTGGACGGATCGGGGAGAGCATCAGCGTCCACTGCCCGTGGAAGCCGATGTCCCCGATCGGGGCCGTGATCTCGACGAACAGCCCGAGCCTGCCGACGGAGGAGCGGCCGAACAGCAGCGGCACGAAGGAGTCGGAGCCGACCTGTTCGACGGTGTGCCCGAGGTACAACTCGCCGGGTTGGAGCACGTATCCGTTCTCCCCGATCGTGACCTCGCGGGTGGGGTTGGGGCGGTGGGCGTCGATCACGGTGTCGGTGTAGGTCAGCAGGGTGGGGCCGAGGCGGACGTTGTAGCTGTTGGGGTTGACCTGTTCCGGTTCGAAGGGGTCGATGGTCAGGCGCCCGTCGTGGGCAGCGGCGGTGATCTCGGGCCCGGTGAGGATCATTGCTTGCCTCCTGCCGTGGTGTCGGCAGCGCCCGCCAGGGGTGAGACCAGGACGCTTCGTACGGCTTGGCCGAGCCGTAGTCCGGCTTGATGTGTCCGTCCGCCGAGGTGGCTGTCGGCGAGATAGTCAGTCGTCAACACGCTCCTCGTCGCCGGGGACAGAGGAGTTGGAGCGATGACCAGAGGACCGACGCGGTCGGCGACGTGGCCGAGCAACTGCTTGCGGTCCTGGGCGTGGTCGTCGGGGAGGCGGGCGTGGACGAGTTGATTGTCGAAGGGCTCGATCGTCAGCAGCTCGCCGAGGGTGAGTACTTCTCCGAGCGTCGTGGAGCGCAGGGCAGTCTCGTTGAGGACGACCGCGTCCGCGCCGAGGCCCGAGTGCAGTCGGCTGGCGACCTCTGTCAGCAACTGGCGGCGGTCCAAAGGGGTGTTGCGGTATGGCTCGTTCACGGTACCGAGCGGGCCCGCGAGCGTCCGGCCGACAAGCGCGATCTTGTCTCGCAGCGTGGCGAGGTCTTCGGGCAGCCCGTGCGAGTTGGGGAAGGTGCCCGTGCGGGCGGCCCAGCCGGTTCCGACGGGCTCTGCGGTGGCGTACCCGATGCCGAGTTCGCGTCCCTTGACCACGAGGGTGTCGCCGACGGCCACGGGGCCGTACGTGCTGCTGTGGCAGTGCCCGGAGAAGATGACGTCAACGAAGGGGAAGGCGGCGGCCAGCTTCAGGTCCTCGTCGAAGCCGGAGTGGGACAGCACGATCCAGGTGTCGGCGCGGTGGTGGTGTTCGAGCATCACC comes from the Streptomyces griseiscabiei genome and includes:
- the dcd gene encoding dCTP deaminase, which produces MILTGPEITAAAHDGRLTIDPFEPEQVNPNSYNVRLGPTLLTYTDTVIDAHRPNPTREVTIGENGYVLQPGELYLGHTVEQVGSDSFVPLLFGRSSVGRLGLFVEITAPIGDIGFHGQWTLMLSPIRPLRVYAGMRIGQIMFFVSTGAIALYQGKYQAAIGAQPSAYWRDVARLKAVAS
- a CDS encoding metallophosphoesterase, encoding MNRQLRRIIATTDIHSSFASPAPMLAHIHAARAESLIVDCGDFFEGTGFYRLGQGHIEREILTSLYDLLAPGNHGWRHHFEPELRAMTVCANTIDDAGKPLFDRVRIERIAGRRAAVTAVIGARAFDAIPVGERIGHHVTDPAQALREVMLEHHHRADTWIVLSHSGFDEDLKLAAAFPFVDVIFSGHCHSSTYGPVAVGDTLVVKGRELGIGYATAEPVGTGWAARTGTFPNSHGLPEDLATLRDKIALVGRTLAGPLGTVNEPYRNTPLDRRQLLTEVASRLHSGLGADAVVLNETALRSTTLGEVLTLGELLTIEPFDNQLVHARLPDDHAQDRKQLLGHVADRVGPLVIAPTPLSPATRSVLTTDYLADSHLGGRTHQAGLRLGQAVRSVLVSPLAGAADTTAGGKQ